The following are encoded together in the Halopiger aswanensis genome:
- a CDS encoding aldo/keto reductase has translation MTVPTKTLPSGDELPTIGFGTWELEGETVKQSVEAALEAGYTHIDTAEGYMNEEEIGEVLAGADVDRDDLFLTSKVLAKNLHYDDVIASCKESLEKLGTDYLDLYLIHWPNPAISLRETMHAMETLHEEGLVRNVGVSNFSAYQLSAAQHVSDVPIAVNQIEFHPWLQRPDLVDYCRETDTVIEAAAPLGRTDVFGDEVVQELAEAYDKSPAQIVLRWALDRDVVALPRSTSPEHIAENFDLFDWELSDDDRRRLDERDRNQPVYDFPARDWDDEVWGIPE, from the coding sequence ATGACAGTCCCAACGAAGACCCTGCCGAGTGGCGACGAACTGCCGACGATCGGGTTCGGCACGTGGGAACTCGAGGGCGAGACCGTCAAACAGTCCGTGGAAGCGGCCCTCGAGGCGGGCTACACGCACATCGACACCGCCGAGGGCTACATGAACGAGGAAGAGATCGGCGAGGTGCTCGCCGGCGCCGACGTGGATCGTGACGACCTCTTCCTTACCTCGAAGGTTCTCGCGAAGAACCTCCACTACGACGACGTGATCGCGTCGTGCAAGGAGAGTCTCGAGAAGCTGGGGACGGACTACCTCGATCTGTACCTGATCCACTGGCCTAACCCCGCAATCTCGCTGCGGGAGACGATGCACGCGATGGAGACGCTGCACGAGGAGGGGCTCGTCCGGAACGTCGGCGTTTCGAACTTCAGCGCCTACCAGCTCAGTGCGGCCCAGCACGTCTCGGACGTCCCGATCGCGGTCAACCAGATCGAGTTCCACCCGTGGCTCCAGCGGCCCGATCTTGTCGACTACTGCCGCGAGACGGACACCGTGATCGAGGCCGCGGCGCCGCTCGGGCGCACGGACGTCTTCGGCGACGAGGTCGTCCAGGAACTGGCCGAGGCGTACGACAAGTCGCCCGCACAGATCGTCCTCCGGTGGGCGCTCGACCGCGACGTCGTCGCCCTGCCGCGCTCGACCAGCCCCGAGCACATCGCGGAGAACTTCGACCTGTTCGACTGGGAACTGTCCGACGACGACCGGCGGCGCCTCGACGAGCGCGACCGCAACCAGCCGGTCTACGACTTCCCGGCTCGCGACTGGGACGACGAGGTCTGGGGCATTCCGGAGTAA